A stretch of Lathyrus oleraceus cultivar Zhongwan6 chromosome 6, CAAS_Psat_ZW6_1.0, whole genome shotgun sequence DNA encodes these proteins:
- the LOC127094343 gene encoding uncharacterized protein LOC127094343, translating into MYDTLMRGTELCNRFNFIAASRINTTFITKNPTSVMNELVDRFMVAGDNTTPSLYFLPFNSGNGGHWVLVAMDLSRLMVYYLDSLPGNWSKYPSMKKTVDAAILKFRSKKNYRNRKDITWVRGLQSIYTT; encoded by the exons atgtatgacacattgatgcgaggaactgaattgtgtaaccgatttaattttattgctgcttcccgtatcaacacaacgtttataacgaaaaatccaacatccgtaatgaatgaactagtcgatagattcatggtggccggcgataatactacacccagtttgtattttttaccgtttaattctggcaacgg tggtcactgggtgttggttgctatggatctttcgagactaatggtgtattatctcgattcgttaccgggtaattggagtaaatatccgagtatgaagaagacggttgacgc ggcaatactaaaatttagatcgaaaaagaattatcgtaataggaaggacattacctgggtcaga GGATTGCAAAGCATATATACAACAtaa